The Candidatus Binataceae bacterium genomic sequence CCCTGCGTGACCTCTCCAGCCAGAACGGCACGTTCGTCCGCGGCCAAAGAATCAAGGACATCCGGCCGTTGGCTGACGGCGACGACCTGCGCCTGGGCGACGCGCCGTTTGTGTTTCACAGTTGATCCGGCATGGCTGACACGGGAACGACACGGGCGCGCTTCTGTTCGCAATGCGGGCAGCCGGTGGTGGTCGCAGACGCCACGTTCTGCAAACAATGCGGCGCGCGGCTCGGCGCGGGATGGCTTACCGATCTGAGTTCGCCGGCGCTGCTCGCGTTCGTGCTCAGCGTGGTGCCGGGACTGGGCCATTTCTACGCCGGACGGACCGGACGCGCCGTCGGATGGTTCTTCGGGGCGCTCCTGGCTTATGGCACTTCGACATCGCTGGGCATGCTGATCCAATTGATATGCGCGGTGTCGGCCGCGCGCGCGGCCACGCTCGACGCGGAGCGGCGTGGGCTGCGCACCTCGCGATCGTTGACGGCGGGGTCGCGGGCCCAATAGTCACGCTTTCGCGATGATAGCGCCAAACACCATAGTCGGCGGCCGTTACCGCGTCGTGAAGCCGCTCGGCGGCGGCGGGATGAAGCTGGTTTACCTGGCCGAGGACCTGCGTCTTGCGGCGCGCCGATGCGCGCTCGCCGAGGTCGTGGACAACTTCACCAGCCCCGATGCGCAGCGCCAGGCGATCGACGCCTTTCAGCGCGAGGCCGACATGCTGGCGCGGCTCAACAACGAACATATCCCTCGCGTCTTCGACCGCTTCAGCGAACAGAACCGCCATTACCTGGTGATGGAGTTTATCGACGGCGCAACGCTCGAGGAGGAGATGCAGAAAAGCGGC encodes the following:
- a CDS encoding zinc ribbon domain-containing protein gives rise to the protein MADTGTTRARFCSQCGQPVVVADATFCKQCGARLGAGWLTDLSSPALLAFVLSVVPGLGHFYAGRTGRAVGWFFGALLAYGTSTSLGMLIQLICAVSAARAATLDAERRGLRTSRSLTAGSRAQ